The uncultured Fretibacterium sp. genome includes a region encoding these proteins:
- the guaA gene encoding glutamine-hydrolyzing GMP synthase: MENIVIIDCGSQFTQLIARRVRELHIHSVVLPWDAPRSRVAELAPLGVIVSGGPDSVNEPGAIAVDEGLFDLGVPILGICYGMQLMTKVRGGTVASGERPEYGVTPIERRGESALFGDLADNLEVLMSHGDRVAAAPPGFRVTAETAHGVIAAMEDEEGRCFGLQFHPEVVHTRQGTQILRQFLFEVCGCRGDWNLGDWVEDAVADIRERVGDGRVVCGLSGGVDSSVAAALVHRAIGPQLECIFVDHGLVRLGEARQVMESYNGLGLSVHHVDASELFLGKLAGVTDPEKKRRIIGGLFIEVFDAEAAKVGHVDWLLQGTIYPDVIESGSKKGSVLIKSHHNVGGLPEKMKLRLLEPLRDLFKDEVRELGRLIGVPDAIVNRQPFPGPGLAVRCLGEITRPRLDTLRAADAIFREELQRAGLYEKIWQSFCVLLPVRTVGVMGDGRTYNEVLALRAVNSQDAMTADWVRIPPEVLDVTARRICNEVRGINRVVLDVTSKPPATIEWE, translated from the coding sequence TTGGAAAACATCGTCATCATAGACTGCGGATCGCAGTTTACCCAACTGATCGCGCGGAGGGTTCGGGAGCTGCACATCCACAGCGTCGTACTGCCGTGGGATGCCCCCCGAAGCCGCGTCGCAGAGCTCGCCCCGCTGGGAGTCATCGTCTCCGGCGGCCCGGACAGCGTCAACGAGCCTGGGGCCATCGCCGTCGACGAGGGTCTCTTCGACCTGGGGGTCCCCATCCTTGGGATCTGCTATGGGATGCAGCTCATGACGAAGGTGCGGGGTGGGACCGTCGCGTCGGGCGAGCGTCCGGAGTATGGGGTCACGCCCATAGAACGGCGCGGGGAGTCCGCCCTCTTCGGGGACCTCGCCGACAACCTGGAGGTCCTGATGAGCCACGGAGACCGGGTCGCCGCGGCGCCACCGGGGTTCCGGGTCACGGCGGAGACGGCCCACGGGGTCATCGCCGCCATGGAGGACGAGGAGGGCCGATGCTTCGGCCTCCAGTTCCACCCGGAGGTCGTCCACACCCGGCAGGGGACGCAAATCCTGAGGCAGTTCCTGTTCGAGGTCTGCGGATGCAGGGGGGACTGGAACCTGGGGGACTGGGTCGAGGACGCCGTGGCGGATATCCGCGAGAGGGTCGGGGACGGGCGCGTCGTCTGTGGCCTGTCGGGCGGCGTGGACTCGAGCGTCGCCGCCGCGCTGGTGCATCGGGCCATCGGCCCTCAGCTGGAGTGCATCTTCGTCGACCACGGGCTGGTGCGCCTGGGCGAGGCCCGTCAGGTCATGGAGTCCTACAACGGGCTGGGGCTGTCGGTCCACCATGTGGATGCCTCGGAGCTCTTCCTGGGCAAGCTGGCCGGGGTGACCGACCCGGAGAAAAAGCGAAGGATCATCGGGGGCCTCTTCATCGAGGTGTTCGACGCCGAGGCGGCGAAGGTCGGCCACGTGGACTGGCTCCTGCAGGGCACGATCTACCCCGACGTCATCGAGAGCGGCAGCAAGAAGGGCTCGGTACTCATCAAGTCGCACCACAACGTGGGCGGACTGCCGGAGAAGATGAAGCTCCGCCTGCTGGAACCGCTTCGGGATCTCTTCAAGGACGAGGTTCGGGAGCTGGGGCGCCTCATCGGCGTGCCGGACGCGATCGTGAACCGGCAGCCCTTCCCGGGCCCGGGGCTCGCGGTGCGCTGTCTTGGTGAAATCACGAGGCCGCGCCTCGACACGCTGCGCGCCGCAGACGCTATCTTTCGCGAGGAGCTGCAACGGGCGGGGCTCTACGAAAAAATCTGGCAGTCCTTCTGCGTTCTGCTCCCCGTGCGGACGGTCGGCGTGATGGGGGACGGCCGCACCTACAACGAGGTGCTGGCGCTCCGTGCGGTGAACTCCCAGGACGCCATGACGGCCGATTGGGTGCGCATCCCGCCGGAGGTGCTGGACGTGACGGCCAGGCGCATCTGCAACGAGGTGCGCGGGATCAACCGCGTGGTGCTGGACGTGACCTCGAAGCCGCCCGCGACGATCGAGTGGGAATGA
- a CDS encoding DUF6506 family protein, whose amino-acid sequence MKFAFLIMGDFNIEADRASIHDGTARIVGVASIGEAKEEALRLEREGVGCIELCGAFGEDGARAVIEATGNRIPIGYVTHFPEQDEVYRTAFSG is encoded by the coding sequence ATGAAATTTGCATTTCTGATTATGGGAGATTTTAACATCGAGGCGGACAGGGCGTCGATCCATGACGGTACGGCCCGTATCGTCGGCGTCGCGAGCATAGGGGAGGCGAAGGAGGAGGCGCTCAGGTTGGAGCGCGAGGGCGTCGGCTGCATAGAGCTCTGCGGCGCTTTCGGCGAGGACGGGGCGAGAGCGGTCATCGAGGCGACGGGAAACAGGATTCCGATCGGCTATGTCACGCATTTCCCGGAACAGGACGAGGTGTATCGCACCGCCTTTTCCGGCTGA